agtcaaaatttggcacaaaaatagtaggtaaattaaatcgcaaacattcttttattaaccgtatgtgtacgtgtccttttattctcctctcgcacgtcttgtcaccctgcTATCGCAGACGGGTTCGAGCGCAAGCTTGAGCAAcacgcgggggcgttcttttggccaaacggtggctcgaAGTGGTGCCAATgcatcgtcggtgagcccgttcccgcacAAGCGCGCAGGTTCccgtgcaagcttcccgcccgactcggtgaaatcccccaaaatcttAATGCTTACcagcctgctatataaaccctcacgccCGACGAGTcatgcgtcgcattttcccctccctccctgtagcttatctcatctacttctcccacaatcgccaatggcaccggtccgtcgttgttgctcagccactccaccgtcatcagaggacagctccagctgggaggctacaccgcggcggcggcgcagccccggtgtagtgtagtgcgtgtggcatccctgttgggtgtgcgcggaacacccaccacacgctccgccgccgctgcccaaAGATAGTTGTTGCCGGCTGCCATTGCCACCACCCCACCGTCTGCTGCCGTGGCCGCCACACCACCgccgaaagccagggccatcgccggctccgctgcagcgacccgaaggcgggaggtggccgttgTGGCCGCCAGTCCACTGtcggccactgtggccatcaccaGCTCTGCCACCaaggcccgaaggcgggaggtggtggtcttGGCCACCACCCCATCATCGActgccgtggccgccagcccaccgtcgactactggggtcatcacccgctccgccaccactgctagaaggcgggaggcggaggtggatgcccccACGCGCATCAGCGACCTTGCGCACTACAttgagttcctgcgggaggaggaggagcgcctcgttgagcacgcaaagagccttaccaccgttgtggccgcagcacacgccgccgcagaggcgaggaatcatgAGATCTACGAGTTGtcccaccgcttcgagaggggtcgtctggagcggtaGAGGGCGTTCAAGGTGAGCATCGCTGAAGGTGCAGCAGCACCAGGAACCCTCTTGCAGTTGTCCAGCtcatcggtaggctcctcctcctctaccTCTTACTGATcatgctcggcagaggagaggctgctggAAGTAGTACAAATCCCCTCCATAGTAGTactagtatttaggggctattttgttcagttcatctgactatagatgtggttgAACTGTAGTACggacttaaaattagctagtatatatagttgaactagctatttcagtacgtggttggcaacaattggggaaaattTTGGTTGGTTCAGCTATCAAGTTGAACTATTTATAcaaagaacgactgcttaatctatgaataaAATCTATgcttactgaattttagttgcaaaattagatagtgctagtgatttttagctgcaaaTTTTGACAAATGGCAgggttacaaggttgacaaagggcaatgttactagatcaacaaatttcaatctttccagtttgacaaatggcaatatcCCCAATATAACAGCTGCAAATTTGTCAAATTGTCTGTACATGGTTGCACACGGATCATCCAAAAAacccgtttgcgttgaagggatgtaTAAACCCTGTGTGCCAGATTTTCTCTTGGTTTAGCGGCGAAGTCTCGCTATGCATACTGTATTcaatctgaaccgtttgcgttgaagagatgtaCAAATCCTGCACGGTAAATTTTCCCTTGTCTTACtagggaagaccatagctctcactttgcatatgggtgttctatctaaaaagtttgcgatcaagagctgcacaaatcctgctcagcacattttcccttggcttactggggaagctgtcggtttgcatacgagtgttctatctaaaacgtgtgtgatcaagagctgcacaaatcctgctttgcacattttcccttggcttcctgtgGAAGCTGTCGATTTGCATACGGGCGTTCTAtcaaaaacgtttgcgatgagtgttttatattttaAAACCATTGATGATCTTTTAAAGAAAATTGTTTGATAAGTATATATAGTCAGAGAGAAAAAAGCAAGTTcattcaaaccatatctttcattcagtcacactgcgaatttatattcagaCGATCGAGATGCAGTATTAACCCCCAAAAAACTAATTCCAGTAGtagcggaggcggcgtgccgcgccggtGTTGTCATTGTCGTCCTCTGGGACgacgttgttgaagtcttcaaggcagcacataATGTTATTCACTATGTCGTTGCGCGATCGATGGGCAGGGTGCGGGAGGACGACAACTCGCGGCGCTGCAAGGTAGCGGTCAACGGCGAcatcccatgccgctgaggggggcgcgctCACGGGCACGGGCGGTGGGTGCAGGCAAACGCACGTGATCGGCGTCGCAGTGGGTGCAGGGGcgagcacgggcacgggcgcgtaCACGAGCTCGCGTGGGTCCACGGAGACCTTGCtaacgcccgcggcttccagctctgcgatattgctcagcgaccagcccgtcaatgctatggggatggtcgctggcgcgggcgcaaggatgggagctgggatgggagcgggggcagcaaccatCGTGGCCAGCTCATTCAGgtccatgtccatgaggccccattcctccttactTTCTATATCGTCTGGCTTGGAGTCGACTTCGCCAAACtggaagactagtggcagatgatccttctgCGCCATGGTGTTGGTGGAGGTCTacgggaggggaatgggaggtgaacagtaaggccgcccatattaaacagcggctcgggcgccatcaatggagaggatgcgagcaaggcaggcggccatggaagtcaaagggcttgcttcccagtgagcctgcgcagcgtacaactAGCATGCTTCCGGTGAGCCTACGCActggaggacagcttgcatgcCTCCTGGTCAGCCTgcactcgcacgcctcccgtctaCTCAAGGAGTTGTCTGCATGGCACCTCCCGTGATTGGTTAATAGAACGCACATGATTTAAATTATACAAAGGTTATCCATTCTCAGAGTCGAAGACACTAGATGAAGAGCACATCATGTACGCAGCAacggatgcctacctttgtttaaatatctacaagggttggatgaagaagcagagcccagtgtccggttcaagcaaagaagtgtcagcaaagagaaagaggaagagggacgaggacgaagtcgaggacatgGACAAGGACTCCGAATAAGGTGGCAGTGCCGttgctcatgctggttctactacagtgtcaagcggactagttgcttagttttatttcaggggtgtgttgtgctgagcccctagcagaactatgttatgttctttctcgttatttgaactctttagtagtACGTACTAGTATGTCTTACTATTGTTCTTCTTGTAGTTAGTACTACTACTCATCTCTTCGcattcctactgtacttaatatgtactggtagtataatttgggtcagttgATTTGTGAAAGAAGAAGTTCGCTGgagtgaaggaagaagacggcagagaagctacccccgtagtatctatattagggtggcagggtgcccatgatctatcttatgagtgttgggtgtggaatgcagttcgccggaaaaaatggatcgtgcctggggttaaacggatggcaggagtgggggagcatggcggtggcaggacGTTCAGGGGAGGCCGAGGCGGTGGCGGCAGGCGGTCAGGCCTATGGCGGGCTGGCGGCTCAATGGTTGAGAGAGAAGATGAGCAGTGCATCATTTTCTGaggatgaagaagcccttctGGCCGTCTATGTTGCATCCAACgactcacaagagtcgactgacccaaattattcCTTCAGATTGCATGATCCACGTGGCATTGAATGTCTCAAAGGTAGATTCCATGTCCGCACCCCGTTTGCGGGCGCGGCCGGCTTCTGCCGTGATAGCCACCATGCgagcctcctccgcgcgggcggagacgacaatgacaggCTAACTCCTCCTCGTCGGcatgctggagcacgcgctcgtacTCCTCCTCTTCGTATGCTGCGGGCATAGACGTGGCTCGACCTGCTCACGTGCTTGGCAGCGAGGCgtcatcgcgaggagggactgcagacgacggtACTGCAGAGGATCTCAACCCCTCCCCCGCTCACGTCGTCtacagtccctcctcgcgatgacGCCTCGCTGCCAAGCACGTGAGCAAGTCGAGCCACGTCTATGCCCGTAGtgtacgaagaggaggaggacgagcgcgtgctccagcatgTCGAGAGGAGGAGCTAGTGTGTCCCACATGGCAGCGATAGTACTGCACCGTACAGTACTGCAGCGACTGTATGTATGCGCAACAGCGGCGGCGGCATATGGATGAGTGCGCTTATAGGAGCTTGGtaatagggttggtcaaacttaaaagaacaCCATACTAATACGTAATCCTTTGCAAGTGCATGCATCACGGCCTCGCTTATACACCACATTAGTTAGCACAACATCAATatggaatcctgtgcaagcgcgtgcaccacggccgcgcggtcgatcgaaagGTGTGTCATGGTGTCGCACTAGAAGGATGTCGAttgaacctttttgtgtgtgtgtgtgaaaacaatcctcgaatattactctaTTTTTTTGCTGGAAAAATTCTTCACGCTACAATATTTCTATATATTTGTATTTAGCTTCAGCTCGTgattatttggatttggacgttttaggtgcccCCTACAAAAAAAATTAATAGTGATTCTGTGTGTGTAACAGAAAGAGAGCGCGTGTATGTGTctatatgtgtgttgtggcggaagggcaatatGGAGATGGTATGCGTGTGATAGTCATAGAAAGGTGTGAATGTGCATATGATCATGTATGAGTGAGACATAGATATGCCGAGATGTTGTGTATACATTAGAGAACAGTcttttttttgtgttttttgtgtgtgtgacagagagaggagcatccatAACACAATATCTGTCTCTCTCGATTCGACGTCCCTCACAcaatcgcatgtaacacatgcatcaacgcactGACACCCTCACCCAACCCCTGGTTGCCTCAAGGCCcccacatcgctctctatctcgcacacacaatctcttcgtgaaaacCCTATTTGGAATGCATGTACCTCTCCGTCACATACACACCATGTACCAAGCACACACATTTATCTCTCACTATGTCTCTTTGCCTCGCAAACACACTCCCCATAGTCCTCTCTTTGTATCCCGCACACGAACTCTCTATTTATTAAAATACATTAAAACTGTGCAACTTTCCAGCCCTCTGAGGCCATCAGGTCTGTGGCCGTCCGATCTTCAATTTCAGGCATTTTCGACCGTTAGATTTGAAGTGAGTCGCACCAAATCAGCCTTCGTTCGCTAAAACTATGCAACTCTCCCGTCCTCTCAGGCCATCAGCGTCCGTGGCCATCCAATCTTTAATTTCAAGCATTTTTGACCGTAAGATTTGATGTGAATCGCACCTAATCGGCCTTCGTTCGCTATTAACGAGCGCGAACTGTGTGAGCCGCTGCTCCGATCGCTTTTTGGGTTGTCTGGGGTtaaattgggcctcatgggcctgtAGCAGCCTCCCCTAAGCCATTCATTTCGCTAGGTCGCACGTCTCCCCCTTTCGCGTGGTGGCTCTTCCCATGGCGGTCAACCTCTGTCGCGCTCATCCCCATTCATGTACACTGATGGGATCCTGCTTCCCACTGCGCAAGGGCGCCGGTACGGTAGCCTCCCACAACCTGGCTTAGATTTCGGACGGCACCACAACTTCGGCTGGGGGCCTCAAGCATCGGCGGTGACAACGGCAGCGAACCATCGCTTGTCGGTTGGATTCCACTTGCCGGTGATTGAGGAAATAAATCGCCATGCCACTCTTCAGCGGCTACTACTTGCAGGTCTGTTACCACTCCGTGCTCTTCCATTCCTCTGCCCGCGTTATTGATGCTATTCTTTCTCCTCCCAAAATGATGCAGGTGATCTAGGTTGACTGACTCATGTGTGCTTCCAAGCTAGGATTAGCAGTTCCAGTATAATTTTTGCCTTTGGATTGTAAGTAAACTCCGTTTGGATGAGCATCCTTTTCCATTGACTAATAATAGCCAATCCAGATTTGTTTGATCTGTTTGCATTTTCTGGTATATACTTTACATATAGAGGTTCTCGGTGTACGTATAGGACCAGTAATATAATAGTTCTAGAAATTCTGTAGCCGTCTGCTATTGCAAGATAATGGATTCAGGAGAGCCAATTCTAATTGGGATAATTAAAATAGGCAGAAGGCATTACTAATCTTGACATGAAGAATCACATTATTCTGATATGTCCATGATATTTTAGTGCTCACTTTATTTTACTGATGTTCCAATTTTAGCAGTATGCAGTAATATCATATACTCTAGACCAAATTTGAATTTACCACATGACATGTGCTTTGCAGGATAAATCGGAGAACATCTTTGATGCTCCTTTGATAGAATATAATGAGAACAACATGATATGTAAGGCATGTACTACATGGATCTTGATTCGGAATTCAGCAAAACAACTCTATTGAGTACCTGCAATAAAATAGTAAATTGTTGTTCATGATCCTACAGTTTCTGAAGTCAAAAGTAGCAGTGTTTCATCTAATTGTATCCTTCAAAGCTAATAGAGTCCTTCATAATCTTTTTTGGGTGTGGTCTCTATTAGTCACTATGTATTCGCTGAGATTCTTTCATTTTGTTGAAGCTGTATGTGCATCTGCTTTTGTCCGTGCCATGGTAGGCGGCGCTGGATCATCTATGTTGAGGATGGCTTCACCGACTTGTGCATCGTCTGAGCTCTGTTTCCCTTTCCTAGGGTTTAACAAAATCGCATTTGTTATTCGTCAAGAGGAGGCCCACATGCAGCAAGGTATGGCAATGCAAAATCAATGCATGGCTTGTTCGGGACATTACAGTTCGAAGGACATGCAAATGTTTGATTCTCCATGTACAGTGTCAATCAACTGTTGATTGCAGGAGCAAGGTGTACGAAAAAAAATTGGAACCAAGATACTCATCTGGAGTTTAGTGTTTTATTGCATCAACATAACAATTCGCTGTCTTATTGCAGGTAAACAATAGTGTTCGTTTGCTGCATTCAGAATCAAGATCTATGTATTACATGCCTTGCGTATTGTATGTTGTTGTCATTATACTCTATCAAAGGACCATCTAAGTTGTTCTCTGATTTATGAATTTTCTCTACAGGGATACTGGCTACTTCCCCTTTCTTCCTCTGCCATCTTCCCAGCAACCATGGTTCCCATACCACTGCTCATTGCAAGGTTCCGTCTGCCTTCCCTCTCACTCTCACAGGAACGCTCACTGGCAGCACACAGGCCTTTCCTGACAGTGCCATGGCACCTCTCTGTAGGTGAGCGACACTGCCATTTCCTTCCAAGTGTGCCATATTTTCTTTTTTAAGTTATTACATGCTGATTTACAGGTTGGTTTAGTCTATTGTATCATGCCTCTAATTCTGCTCCATGCTCAAGTCAACATGACACTTCTTCCCCCAAATTTTTTCTCGAATTATTCTATGTTAGTTCGGTTTGTCCTATCAGGCCGAATGAGCTGTCCACATCTCCATGTACAAAGGGTTAGTATACATCTACATAATCAGATGCTGGAGGAAATGTAGCATAATATATCTAATCATATTATATGCTTTACTTACAATGGTGCCTGCTCAGTGTAGCCATTTACTCATGAAATGTAACGTTTCTTTTTACAGAAAATAGACAAGATGGGGacaacaaattttctttctcccAATTCTGGCACCCCCATCAATTGCTTAATTTTTCATTACAATTTTAATGTCAATATTTTTCCTTAAGAAATTTTGCTAACCGTGGCTTCATTGCTAATCAGTTTATGGTTCATGTACTTGCCCAAAACATAATGTTTAGTTGTAGTTGAGCAAACACAACTAGATCGTGTTAATGCATAAGTGAAATCAACAGTCTTGAGGAACCTAAAATCTAAGGTATATATGCACTGCGATATGTTTTACTATCCTCCTGTTAAATTCCAAGGTCTTTATCTTGAGGATCATTGTATATTGGTATTTTGTTGCTCTTTCACTAGAAGATGATGCCAACTTGTTTTCTAATTTGTATATGATAAAACTGCAACATGTCATAAAAAGCAGGTTTGGAAGAATGGTATTTTTTAAAGCAAGTTTGGAAGAATGGTATTTATCTAAATTACGGACAACAAATGCCAGAATGGAATAAAAAGTAAATATTCATTAACACTTGAACACATTTGTTGGAATATAGTGGTTGCTGTATGATCTTGAAGCATGTATTGCATTGTAACAATACAAGGCACGTGCTACTGTTTGACATGTGATCTTACATTGGTATTATTATCCCTGATTTTCTTTTAGCGACTACTATATGATCTTTGAAGTATCTAATCCAACGTTTATGGAGCATCAAGTGGCTGGGTTGAGAAGAGAAGTTATTTGTTGGACCTACAAGGCGCAGAAATCTAGCTGGCAACAGAATTATTTATATTTACGAATGCAGTAATATGCAATACATAGTGTGTTTTTTAGAATTACTTATGTGTCATGTTGGAAACAATGTTGCTGGTGCCTTTACGTGTTACTACTGCTTTATTGTTCATGTATAATGCCTTCACATATTTGTGCCAAGCTAACATTCAATATATATTACAAACAGACGGGCGGAGCAACGCGCGTCAACGATGATCTAGTATTGCTTAAACATTGACGTTGTCTTGCACCATTAGCATCTCTTGCATGCTCACTATGCATACACATTCTCTCCataggtttgatttctctcaataTTTGACACACACACAGTCCCCCCCACCCACCCCCCGAGCACACTATctatccccatccaaggttatatagCAACCACTGCCGTTGTGCTTATCTGCACCCCTACATGCACACCACCTTGATCTTCAAGGAGGGCATCAGGAAGAACGAAGACGACGACCAGACCGCACTAGAGACTGCAGGGCCATTtagaagcaggatgatgtgatgACGGCTGAGTAACTCCTTTCCTCTttctctctcgcacaaaattatcaatccctcaGCCCGCAAGATTCCCCTCTAGTCCATGTTCTTTTGAGCTCTGTCATCAAACCTTTTATCTCTTCTCCTCCCACATACACAAAATCTcaatgcacacgcatctcactccttatattacatgtctccatcttcctcacagacctaacttcttcttATGTATACATATATATCCCTCTCTTGCAcacttcctctctctctctctatcttgGTTTCTCTCCTACTGTCTCGCCCACATATATACAATCTTTCCCGTCCTCTGTCTCTTTCTTCCACTAGGTGTATATCTTGTGTGTTGACCGCACGCGTCTCTCTCCCGCCATTGCTCCATCTTCACAAACTCTCTATGATTCACAATGTGTTCTGAAAATTGCTTTAGACTGGATCATGTAGAGTTACTAGAAAGAGGctcgtgcgttgcatggaacatcaagatgcatttatatgagtagtttatcttgtgggagataaggatgaacgagggaaggccttatctacaAATATGGAGAGAGGTGCAgctatctttttgcaaaattgtcatagtttccttcctatccatcaaaTATAGATTGGATGGCCTATAtagcaggatggcaggcacaccatcatcaacaactccgtttcttataagagtagagatggttggttttgttgcatccaacaaattaataactatgaaatgcatttagattttCATTTGAGTTGGATTATGCGAGGttgagcatattgtgaagtactatagacccggtattcatcttggaattcaacaatgCTTCTAAATATTGAATTTTATaaaccattacattcgaagtcagtagcttaatatatttatttcacaattacaaCAAATAATTAATGCCATGACAAACTAAGAAAAcatatgtgtactccctccgtttttattaagtccgcgtattagcattggtcaaagtcaagttttatAAACTCTGACAAAGTTtataaaaaatattaacatatacaacaacaaatcaataccattagattcattattgaatgcactttcacatcatacagatttgttatggtaaatgtttatatttttcctATAAACTTGGTCGAACTTTAGGAAGTctgacttcagtcaaacctagtatgcagagtaaataaaaacggagggagtacaatactCCTAGCTGCTCAGCCCAATCAcacaacacgccacacggggagtagGGAGTAGTACAGTGTTACAAATTTTCAGGtcggcggcaaaatctcccgcttCCATCGAGATCGCCCATGACTCAGATTCGACCAATGCAAAGTTACCATCATACCCTTGGTCGAACAAGCCGACGTATGCCGGTTGGTCGGGGGCTGTTTTGGTAACTTCATGTTCACCCCACCTATCCAACCCCACATCGGCACCCAGAGTACTCCTCattactccccattttctatccccatcGCAAAATAGAATTCTCCACGGCACTTCAGCACCTTCGTGCCCCTCCCCTTCTTCATCGGTGCAcgcgtccaccgcagcgcatttGCCTCATCGACGATGTCGTATGCCGCACTTGGGCCGGTCCGCCTTCGCTATCATACACGGAGCCGCTTCCCCGGtgccgtcttccacggtctcgaatctgcttcccggaagccaaTGCCAAGCGCAGCAGGACCACTGTCGTcaacaatgaactgactcccgttgctgACCATGATGCACAGACGCCGTTGCGACCTTCGTACTCCTCCTGGATTGGTAATGTGTATATTGAT
This genomic window from Aegilops tauschii subsp. strangulata cultivar AL8/78 chromosome 4, Aet v6.0, whole genome shotgun sequence contains:
- the LOC109778278 gene encoding uncharacterized protein isoform X1; this encodes MPLFSGYYLQDKSENIFDAPLIEYNENNMISVCASAFVRAMVGGAGSSMLRMASPTCASSELCFPFLGFNKIAFVIRQEEAHMQQGARCTKKNWNQDTHLEFSVLLHQHNNSLSYCRDTGYFPFLPLPSSQQPWFPYHCSLQGSVCLPSHSHRNAHWQHTGLS
- the LOC109778278 gene encoding uncharacterized protein isoform X2 encodes the protein MPLFSGYYLQDKSENIFDAPLIEYNENNMICGAGSSMLRMASPTCASSELCFPFLGFNKIAFVIRQEEAHMQQGARCTKKNWNQDTHLEFSVLLHQHNNSLSYCRDTGYFPFLPLPSSQQPWFPYHCSLQGSVCLPSHSHRNAHWQHTGLS